A region from the Paraburkholderia youngii genome encodes:
- the purT gene encoding formate-dependent phosphoribosylglycinamide formyltransferase produces MQIGQRIGTPLSESATRVMLLGAGELGKEVIIALQRLGVEVIAVDRYPNAPGHQVAHRAHVIDMTDRAALRALVQQERPHLIVPEIEAIATDELAAIETEALAEVIPTARATQLTMNREGIRRLAAEELGLATSPYAFADSLDELRAGIAKVGYPCVVKPVMSSSGKGQSVLRRDADVEPAWQYAMAGGRVNFGRVIVEGFIDFEYEITQLTVRAIDPASGAVSTYFCDPIGHVQVAGDYVESWQPQPMSPLALERSREIAHKVTAALGGRGLFGVELFVRGDDVWFSEVSPRPHDTGLVTLCSQRFSEFELHARAILGLPVDTSLRAPGASAVIYGGRDETGIAFEGVAAALAVPNSDLRLFGKPESFVKRRMGVALATGANIDEARSRAKHAAAAVRPVSAK; encoded by the coding sequence ATGCAGATCGGCCAACGGATCGGCACCCCCCTTTCTGAATCCGCGACGCGCGTGATGCTGCTCGGCGCCGGCGAGCTCGGCAAGGAAGTGATCATCGCGCTGCAACGGCTGGGCGTCGAAGTGATCGCCGTCGACCGTTACCCGAACGCGCCGGGCCATCAGGTCGCGCATCGCGCGCACGTGATCGACATGACCGACCGCGCCGCGCTGCGCGCGCTGGTCCAGCAGGAGCGCCCGCATCTGATCGTCCCCGAAATCGAGGCGATCGCCACCGACGAGCTCGCCGCGATCGAAACCGAGGCGCTCGCCGAGGTGATCCCGACCGCCCGCGCCACCCAGCTGACGATGAACCGCGAAGGCATCCGCCGCCTCGCCGCCGAGGAGCTCGGCCTCGCGACCTCGCCGTACGCATTCGCCGATTCGCTCGACGAGCTGCGCGCGGGCATCGCGAAGGTTGGCTATCCGTGCGTCGTGAAGCCGGTGATGTCGTCGTCGGGCAAGGGGCAGTCCGTATTGCGCCGCGACGCCGACGTCGAACCCGCGTGGCAGTACGCGATGGCGGGCGGCCGCGTGAATTTCGGGCGCGTGATCGTCGAGGGTTTCATCGACTTCGAATATGAAATCACGCAGCTCACCGTGCGCGCGATCGACCCGGCTAGCGGCGCGGTCAGCACGTATTTCTGCGACCCGATCGGCCACGTGCAGGTCGCGGGCGACTATGTCGAATCGTGGCAGCCGCAGCCGATGAGCCCGCTCGCGCTCGAGCGTTCGCGCGAGATCGCGCACAAGGTCACGGCGGCGCTCGGCGGCCGCGGCCTCTTTGGCGTGGAACTTTTCGTGCGCGGCGACGACGTATGGTTTTCGGAAGTCAGCCCGCGTCCGCACGACACGGGGCTCGTCACGCTGTGCTCGCAGCGCTTCTCGGAGTTCGAACTGCATGCGCGCGCGATCCTCGGCTTGCCGGTCGACACGTCGCTGCGTGCGCCGGGTGCGTCGGCGGTGATCTACGGTGGACGCGACGAGACCGGCATCGCGTTCGAAGGCGTCGCGGCGGCACTCGCGGTGCCCAACTCGGACCTGCGCCTGTTCGGCAAGCCGGAGAGCTTCGTCAAACGCCGCATGGGCGTCGCGCTCGCGACCGGCGCGAACATCGACGAAGCGCGCTCGCGTGCGAAGCACGCCGCTGCGGCGGTTCGGCCGGTGTCGGCGAAGTAA
- a CDS encoding META domain-containing protein, with product MLIRSRPRRLARITPCLRTAVAALSIAALLGACAIPKHPDSSAPPPDPFNPAAVQLLDDSSWVLSSWKNADGTARAVPSKDQEPLTLTLSTEGGRRHASGFSGCNRFMGSYLLKDGKLSFGTLAGTRKACVSPGGDIEKPFLEALERIARTGVQMRAPQQMQLILENGDTLMFDRSDK from the coding sequence ATGCTCATCCGCTCCCGCCCGCGACGTCTTGCGCGCATCACTCCGTGCCTGCGCACGGCCGTCGCCGCGTTGAGCATCGCCGCGCTGCTCGGGGCCTGCGCGATCCCGAAGCATCCGGATTCGTCGGCGCCGCCGCCCGATCCATTCAATCCCGCCGCCGTGCAACTGCTCGACGACAGCAGCTGGGTGCTGAGCTCGTGGAAGAACGCCGACGGCACGGCGCGCGCGGTGCCGTCGAAGGATCAGGAGCCGCTCACGCTCACGTTGTCGACCGAAGGCGGCCGACGCCATGCGAGCGGCTTTTCCGGCTGCAACCGCTTCATGGGTTCATACCTGCTGAAGGACGGCAAGCTCAGCTTCGGCACCCTCGCCGGCACGCGCAAGGCGTGCGTGTCGCCGGGCGGCGACATCGAAAAGCCGTTCCTCGAAGCGCTCGAACGCATCGCTCGCACCGGCGTGCAGATGCGCGCGCCACAGCAGATGCAGCTGATCCTCGAGAACGGCGACACGCTGATGTTCGATCGCAGCGACAAGTGA
- a CDS encoding FtsK/SpoIIIE family DNA translocase, translating into MHTVVFGWFGGSAVWFIPLLWRLVKSMLPGGAGLRGPGTIRLWLGFVCVLIASCTLEGSLIGIAGVNGFGHALAAGLGRLLGHIGTPLAALALLLISLPWLIDFRWSEVAAWADGAFGLGLSRGLAKRDEDARRHRTVDDGAPSHVSPATNTMAPRNSKGRYARPTVWRPPASGRGVGAAAAGSAAAGVAGSKEAAARGAGAKWRADAAAGAARGPARQIEPVLRTGSSAPLRPGASMATQAPPVDKAPDRSTAPFVPTEPVAPAGWLRTTEPRAATAAGSPGASASSGMSVHDSAAQAGRRSVGEQRVAAPFGSSAALAATAANAAGVSARAAQAMAGRSATSGAGIGMTAGSMNAAGRGSRPSPLPRPADGSAPLNRGATPRQPFPAAQRANGVTLPSTVRRPTPDFTRTMANASTVAPPASVEETLRSIAENTARWTDMAGVSLARSRGGDGAKIGDVERMLTTFDVPPALPDVLPVENGETVSPAQSQQEASPVELPAEHEVVESDTSVESANEAVAQWPTEPPVIHPPLTAAPLTTPAIEPVAGVAAAAVAVESAIAEPASVAETPADPVCADAVTGTPAVVEPSASAAAEPAAAEPAASAPQHEAARATPFQRFAASLQDDATHEDVPAIEDRTTTNPSVPSSQGEESARTVEPATADTATPKQEPAPVAEIVIDKTLVPWESKLGPTANEGARPGEPATPPTHATSLAPALPAATEPAIDPTNASPSSTSTSAANLATPATAPAVVSNVVRFPGVAAPATSIEPSLDANATYVTNTPAAEPSPTPSPASAPTPQPLTQPATEPAARAPLRGHAPVNGFEFHAPAASMVELPTLDLLAPADADVEPISDEKLRETGQLIEQRLQEFKVPVTVVGASAGPVITRFEVEPALGVRGSQIVGLMKDLSRGLGLTSIRVVETIPGKTCMGLELPNAKRQTIRLSEILEASVYQNSHSQLTLAMGKDITGHPVVADLAKAPHMLVAGTTGSGKSVAINAMICSLLFKATPEEVRLIMIDPKMLELSVYEGIPHLLAPVVTDMKLAANALNWCVGEMEKRYRLMSAVGVRNLAGFNQKIRDTEAKGKKLGNPFSLTPDAPEPLAPLPLIVVVIDELADLMMVAGKKIEELIARLAQKARAAGIHLILATQRPSVDVITGLIKANIPTRVAFQVSSKIDSRTILDQMGAESLLGQGDMLFLPPGTGYPQRVHGAFVADEEVHAIVEYLKQFGEPQYEEGILDGPATDGGAAQDLFGEAPDAEADPLYDEAVAFVVRTRRASISSVQRQLRIGYNRAARLVEQMETAGLVSAMSINGSREVLAPGPAE; encoded by the coding sequence ATGCACACGGTAGTTTTCGGCTGGTTCGGCGGGTCGGCCGTCTGGTTCATTCCTCTTTTGTGGCGCCTCGTGAAGTCGATGCTGCCGGGCGGTGCGGGTCTGCGCGGCCCCGGCACGATCCGGCTGTGGCTCGGCTTCGTCTGCGTGCTGATCGCGAGTTGCACGCTCGAGGGCTCGCTGATCGGCATTGCCGGCGTCAATGGTTTCGGTCATGCGCTGGCCGCCGGGCTTGGGCGTCTGCTCGGCCATATCGGCACGCCGCTCGCGGCGCTCGCGCTGCTCCTGATCAGCCTGCCCTGGCTCATCGACTTCCGCTGGAGCGAGGTCGCCGCCTGGGCCGACGGCGCGTTCGGCCTCGGGTTGTCGCGCGGACTCGCGAAGCGAGACGAGGATGCGCGCCGCCACCGCACCGTCGACGACGGCGCGCCGTCGCACGTTTCGCCCGCTACCAACACGATGGCGCCGCGCAACAGCAAGGGTCGCTACGCGCGGCCGACGGTGTGGCGTCCGCCCGCGAGCGGGCGCGGCGTGGGCGCCGCCGCTGCGGGCAGTGCCGCGGCTGGCGTCGCGGGTAGCAAGGAGGCTGCCGCCCGTGGCGCCGGCGCAAAGTGGCGCGCCGATGCGGCCGCTGGCGCGGCGCGTGGGCCGGCCAGGCAGATCGAGCCGGTGTTGCGCACGGGGTCGAGCGCGCCGCTGCGTCCGGGAGCGTCGATGGCAACGCAGGCGCCACCGGTGGACAAAGCTCCGGACAGGTCCACGGCACCATTCGTGCCGACCGAGCCGGTCGCGCCGGCGGGTTGGCTGCGCACGACGGAGCCGCGCGCGGCGACCGCGGCGGGATCGCCGGGTGCATCGGCTTCATCGGGCATGTCGGTTCATGATAGCGCTGCGCAGGCCGGTCGGCGCTCGGTCGGCGAACAGCGCGTGGCCGCGCCGTTCGGCTCCAGCGCCGCATTGGCGGCGACGGCCGCCAATGCGGCCGGCGTGTCGGCGCGAGCGGCACAGGCCATGGCGGGCCGGTCCGCCACGTCGGGCGCCGGGATCGGCATGACGGCGGGATCCATGAATGCCGCGGGCCGCGGCAGCCGTCCGTCGCCGCTGCCACGTCCAGCAGACGGCAGCGCGCCGCTCAATCGCGGCGCGACTCCGCGTCAGCCGTTCCCGGCGGCTCAGCGCGCCAACGGTGTCACATTGCCGTCGACCGTGCGCCGCCCTACGCCGGACTTCACGCGAACGATGGCGAACGCGTCGACGGTCGCGCCGCCGGCGAGCGTCGAGGAAACGCTGCGCAGCATCGCGGAAAACACCGCGCGCTGGACCGACATGGCCGGCGTGAGCCTCGCGCGCAGCCGTGGCGGCGATGGCGCAAAGATTGGCGACGTGGAACGTATGTTGACAACGTTCGACGTGCCGCCGGCGCTGCCGGACGTGCTGCCTGTCGAAAACGGCGAGACGGTGTCGCCGGCGCAGTCGCAGCAAGAAGCGTCACCTGTGGAGTTGCCGGCTGAGCATGAGGTGGTCGAGTCCGACACGTCGGTCGAGAGCGCCAACGAAGCGGTTGCGCAATGGCCGACCGAACCGCCGGTCATTCATCCGCCGCTCACGGCCGCGCCGCTGACGACGCCTGCGATCGAGCCGGTGGCCGGCGTGGCGGCTGCGGCTGTGGCTGTCGAATCCGCGATTGCAGAGCCCGCGTCTGTCGCAGAGACGCCGGCCGATCCCGTGTGCGCGGACGCTGTCACCGGCACGCCCGCGGTTGTCGAGCCGTCGGCATCCGCTGCGGCTGAGCCTGCCGCCGCGGAACCTGCTGCAAGCGCGCCGCAACACGAGGCGGCGAGGGCGACGCCGTTCCAGCGCTTTGCAGCCAGCTTGCAGGACGACGCTACGCACGAAGACGTACCGGCGATCGAAGACCGGACGACGACAAACCCCAGCGTCCCGTCATCGCAGGGGGAAGAATCCGCGCGAACCGTCGAACCTGCGACCGCCGACACCGCGACACCGAAGCAAGAGCCGGCCCCTGTCGCCGAAATCGTCATCGACAAAACGCTCGTGCCTTGGGAGAGCAAACTCGGCCCGACCGCGAACGAAGGCGCGCGGCCAGGTGAGCCAGCAACGCCGCCGACGCATGCGACGTCGCTCGCCCCTGCCCTGCCCGCTGCGACCGAGCCCGCGATCGACCCCACGAACGCCTCGCCGTCGTCGACTTCAACGAGCGCGGCGAACCTGGCTACACCGGCAACCGCCCCAGCCGTCGTCTCGAACGTGGTCCGTTTCCCTGGCGTTGCCGCGCCGGCGACCAGCATCGAGCCTTCGCTCGACGCAAACGCGACGTATGTCACGAACACACCGGCAGCCGAACCGTCACCCACTCCGTCGCCTGCTTCCGCGCCCACACCGCAACCGCTGACCCAACCCGCCACCGAGCCCGCCGCCCGCGCGCCGCTGCGCGGCCACGCGCCGGTCAACGGCTTCGAGTTCCATGCGCCGGCTGCATCGATGGTCGAACTGCCGACGCTCGATCTGCTCGCCCCCGCCGACGCCGACGTCGAGCCGATCTCGGACGAAAAGCTCCGCGAAACCGGCCAGCTGATCGAGCAGCGCCTGCAGGAATTCAAGGTGCCGGTGACGGTAGTCGGCGCATCGGCGGGTCCGGTCATCACGCGCTTCGAAGTCGAACCGGCGCTCGGCGTGCGCGGCAGCCAGATCGTCGGTCTGATGAAGGACCTGTCGCGCGGTCTCGGTCTCACGTCGATCCGCGTGGTCGAAACGATTCCAGGCAAGACCTGCATGGGCCTCGAACTGCCAAACGCGAAGCGGCAGACGATCCGGCTCTCCGAAATCCTCGAAGCGAGCGTCTACCAGAACTCGCACTCGCAACTGACGCTTGCGATGGGCAAGGACATCACCGGCCATCCGGTCGTCGCCGATCTCGCGAAGGCGCCGCACATGCTAGTGGCGGGCACGACCGGTTCGGGCAAGTCGGTCGCGATCAACGCGATGATCTGCTCGCTGCTGTTCAAGGCGACGCCCGAGGAAGTACGTCTGATCATGATCGACCCGAAGATGCTCGAGCTTTCGGTCTACGAAGGGATTCCGCATCTGCTCGCGCCGGTCGTCACCGACATGAAGCTCGCGGCCAATGCGCTGAACTGGTGCGTCGGCGAAATGGAGAAGCGCTACCGGCTGATGTCGGCGGTCGGCGTGCGCAATCTCGCGGGCTTCAACCAGAAGATCCGCGACACCGAGGCGAAGGGCAAGAAGCTCGGCAACCCGTTCTCGCTCACGCCCGATGCACCCGAGCCGCTCGCGCCGCTGCCGCTGATCGTCGTCGTCATCGACGAGCTCGCCGACCTGATGATGGTCGCCGGCAAAAAGATCGAGGAACTGATCGCGCGGCTCGCGCAGAAGGCGCGCGCGGCCGGCATCCACCTGATCCTCGCGACGCAGCGGCCGTCCGTCGACGTGATTACCGGTCTCATCAAGGCGAACATTCCGACCCGCGTCGCGTTCCAGGTGTCGTCGAAGATCGACTCGCGCACGATTCTCGACCAGATGGGCGCCGAGTCGCTGCTCGGCCAGGGTGACATGCTGTTCCTGCCGCCGGGCACGGGCTACCCGCAGCGCGTGCACGGCGCGTTCGTCGCCGACGAGGAAGTGCATGCGATCGTCGAGTATCTGAAGCAGTTCGGCGAGCCGCAATACGAAGAAGGCATTCTCGACGGCCCGGCCACCGATGGCGGCGCGGCCCAGGACCTGTTCGGCGAAGCGCCGGATGCGGAAGCCGATCCGCTGTATGACGAAGCGGTCGCGTTCGTCGTGCGCACGCGGCGCGCGTCGATCTCGTCGGTGCAGCGGCAATTGCGCATCGGCTATAACCGCGCGGCGCGGCTCGTCGAACAGATGGAGACGGCCGGGCTCGTGTCGGCGATGAGCATCAACGGCAGCCGCGAAGTGCTGGCGCCGGGGCCGGCGGAATGA
- a CDS encoding lactonase family protein, whose protein sequence is MLHRRRAAGCVAARPVPASAFTSVLASVAVQGSGPRGADRVARSMIKGFLLMVSMLASHAYAQDSGPVPADGVYTMLVGTYTSGKSEGIYVFRFDTKTGAATQVSVAQTVNPSFLVVSRDRRFVYSVNELPGDNGPATQRGNISAFGFDAARGQLTFLNKVSSDGNDPCYLSISPDGKYLLTANYSVAPDPGGSFAVFPLQANGQVGASVQTVHHEGGGPVKGRQDNSHVHSTVFSPDGHYLFAQDLGADKLYSYRYAPQSSAGAGPFVVTDWGYAQQKAGTGPRHLIFSANGRHAYLTSELAATVSTFDYQDGRLKLVQTLPLSEPGFKGQVAAAAIHMSPDGRFVYASNRGDANEIVMFSVDPANGHLKQIGRQSSLGKSPREFTIDPTGNWLIVGNQLSDTVYVFKRDQQTGLLDPNPKQHFELGSPVDFKLVSPS, encoded by the coding sequence ATGCTTCACCGTCGCCGTGCCGCCGGGTGTGTCGCCGCGCGCCCAGTTCCGGCTTCTGCTTTTACTTCTGTTCTTGCCAGTGTTGCCGTACAGGGTTCCGGTCCGCGTGGCGCGGACCGCGTCGCCCGTTCGATGATAAAAGGTTTCCTGCTCATGGTTTCGATGCTTGCTTCGCACGCGTATGCGCAAGATTCTGGCCCGGTCCCCGCGGACGGCGTCTATACGATGCTGGTCGGCACTTACACCAGCGGCAAGAGCGAGGGCATCTACGTGTTTCGCTTCGACACGAAGACCGGCGCGGCGACCCAGGTGTCGGTCGCGCAGACGGTCAATCCATCGTTTCTGGTCGTGAGCCGTGACCGCCGCTTCGTCTATTCGGTCAACGAACTGCCCGGCGATAATGGCCCGGCCACGCAGCGCGGCAACATCAGCGCGTTCGGCTTCGATGCCGCGCGCGGCCAACTGACGTTTCTGAACAAGGTGTCGTCCGATGGCAATGACCCGTGCTATCTGAGCATCTCGCCGGACGGCAAGTATCTGCTGACCGCGAACTATTCGGTCGCGCCCGACCCGGGCGGCAGCTTCGCGGTGTTTCCGCTGCAGGCGAACGGCCAGGTGGGCGCCTCGGTGCAGACCGTGCATCACGAGGGCGGCGGGCCGGTGAAAGGGCGGCAGGATAACTCGCACGTGCATTCGACCGTGTTCTCGCCTGACGGCCACTATCTGTTCGCGCAGGATCTCGGCGCCGACAAGCTGTACTCGTACCGTTACGCGCCGCAGAGCAGCGCCGGCGCGGGCCCGTTCGTCGTGACGGACTGGGGCTACGCGCAGCAGAAAGCCGGCACGGGTCCACGCCATCTGATCTTCAGCGCCAACGGCAGGCACGCCTATCTGACGAGCGAACTCGCGGCGACCGTCAGCACGTTCGACTACCAGGACGGCAGACTGAAGCTCGTGCAGACGTTGCCATTGAGCGAGCCCGGCTTCAAGGGGCAGGTGGCCGCGGCGGCGATCCACATGTCGCCGGACGGACGCTTCGTGTATGCGTCCAATCGCGGCGACGCGAACGAGATCGTGATGTTCTCGGTCGATCCCGCCAATGGGCATCTGAAGCAGATCGGCCGGCAATCGAGCCTCGGCAAATCGCCGCGCGAGTTCACCATCGATCCGACCGGCAACTGGCTGATCGTCGGCAATCAGTTGAGCGACACGGTCTACGTGTTCAAGCGCGATCAGCAGACGGGGCTGCTCGATCCGAATCCGAAGCAGCATTTCGAGCTCGGCTCGCCGGTCGATTTCAAGCTGGTGTCGCCGTCATGA
- a CDS encoding DUF3096 domain-containing protein, with amino-acid sequence MNVTLSLGPLVSLIAGILILIMPRLLNYIVALYLIIIGIIGIFGVGSSHL; translated from the coding sequence ATGAACGTCACTCTCAGCCTGGGCCCGCTCGTTTCGCTGATCGCCGGCATCCTGATCCTGATCATGCCGCGCCTGTTGAACTACATCGTCGCGCTTTACCTGATCATCATCGGCATCATCGGAATCTTCGGCGTGGGCTCGTCGCATCTGTAA
- a CDS encoding glycoside hydrolase family 15 protein has protein sequence MPAHLEDYALIGDGHTAALISREGSVDWLCWPRFDSGACFAALLGTPDNGRWQIAPATRGEHGAPTITRRYRGETLILETDFETPDGAVTLIDFMPPGNGWSELIRIVVGKRGTVRMKMELVLRFDYGFSIPWVDKLKHDSGIKAIVGPDTAVLRTPVELHGEDMKTVAEFTVTAGERVPFSLAYAASHLRIPPARDPHTSLARTENHWLEWAARGTVEGRWAEPIRRSLITLRALAYEPTGGIVAAPTTSLPEKLGGTRNWDYRYCWLRDATITLLAMMRGGYYDEARAWRSWLGRVMAGAPDQLQIMYGIGGERRLPEFEIDWLPGYEGAKPVRIGNNAVGQLQLDVYGEVMNALHLARVGGLQADVTAWSVQRAMLAHLTTIWREPDEGIWETRGGREHFTFSKVMAWVAFDRAIRSAEMFKLDGPLDEWRATRDTIHAEVCEKAWNPKLNAFSQSYGSDQLDASVLLMPLVAFLPPQDPRIKGTVEAIERDLMHGGFVMRYRTTEYDDGLPPGEGTFLACSFWMVDNLALQGRVREAIEMYERLLALCNDVGLLSEEYDPVEKRLVGNFPQAFSHVALVHTGLNLMKHEQEMAQATGHPAHNGMRSTELEVQASPYSGGAASPLA, from the coding sequence ATGCCTGCACACCTCGAAGACTACGCACTCATCGGCGACGGCCATACCGCCGCGCTCATCTCCCGCGAGGGGTCCGTCGACTGGCTCTGCTGGCCGCGTTTCGACTCGGGCGCCTGCTTCGCCGCGCTGCTCGGCACGCCCGACAACGGTCGCTGGCAGATCGCCCCCGCCACCCGGGGGGAGCACGGCGCGCCGACCATTACGCGGCGCTATCGCGGTGAAACGCTGATCCTCGAAACCGACTTCGAAACGCCCGACGGCGCCGTCACGCTGATCGATTTCATGCCGCCAGGCAACGGCTGGTCGGAGCTGATCCGCATCGTCGTCGGCAAGCGCGGCACCGTGCGCATGAAGATGGAACTCGTGCTGCGCTTCGACTACGGCTTCTCGATCCCATGGGTCGACAAGCTCAAGCACGACAGCGGCATCAAGGCGATCGTCGGCCCCGACACCGCGGTGTTGCGCACGCCGGTCGAACTGCACGGCGAAGATATGAAGACCGTCGCGGAATTTACGGTGACCGCGGGCGAGCGCGTGCCGTTCTCGCTCGCGTATGCGGCGTCGCATCTGCGCATTCCGCCCGCGCGCGACCCGCACACGTCACTCGCGCGCACCGAGAACCACTGGCTCGAATGGGCGGCGCGCGGGACTGTCGAAGGACGCTGGGCCGAGCCGATCCGCCGTTCGCTGATCACACTGCGCGCGCTCGCCTACGAGCCGACCGGCGGCATCGTCGCGGCGCCTACCACGTCGCTGCCGGAGAAGCTCGGCGGCACGCGCAACTGGGACTATCGATACTGCTGGCTGCGCGACGCGACCATCACGCTGCTCGCGATGATGCGCGGCGGCTACTACGACGAGGCGCGCGCCTGGCGCAGCTGGCTCGGCCGCGTGATGGCGGGCGCGCCGGACCAGTTGCAGATCATGTACGGCATCGGCGGCGAGCGACGCCTGCCCGAATTCGAAATCGACTGGCTGCCCGGCTACGAGGGCGCGAAACCGGTGCGCATCGGCAACAACGCGGTCGGGCAGCTTCAGCTCGACGTCTACGGCGAAGTGATGAATGCGCTGCATCTCGCGCGCGTGGGCGGCCTGCAGGCGGACGTCACCGCGTGGAGCGTGCAGCGCGCGATGCTCGCGCATCTGACCACGATCTGGCGCGAACCCGACGAAGGCATCTGGGAGACGCGCGGCGGCCGCGAGCATTTCACGTTCTCGAAGGTGATGGCGTGGGTCGCGTTCGATCGCGCGATCCGCTCGGCCGAAATGTTCAAGCTCGACGGCCCGCTCGACGAATGGCGCGCGACGCGCGACACGATCCACGCCGAGGTCTGCGAGAAGGCGTGGAATCCGAAGCTGAACGCGTTCTCGCAGTCCTACGGCAGCGACCAGCTCGACGCGAGCGTGCTGCTGATGCCGCTGGTCGCCTTCCTGCCGCCGCAGGACCCGCGCATCAAGGGCACCGTCGAGGCGATCGAGCGAGATCTGATGCACGGCGGCTTCGTGATGCGCTACCGCACGACCGAATACGATGACGGCCTGCCGCCCGGAGAAGGCACCTTTCTTGCGTGTTCGTTCTGGATGGTGGATAACCTCGCGCTGCAGGGGCGCGTGCGGGAAGCGATCGAGATGTACGAGCGGCTGCTCGCGCTGTGCAACGACGTGGGCCTGCTGTCCGAGGAGTACGATCCGGTCGAAAAACGTCTGGTCGGCAATTTTCCGCAGGCGTTCTCGCACGTGGCGCTCGTGCACACCGGACTGAACCTGATGAAGCATGAGCAGGAAATGGCGCAGGCGACCGGCCATCCCGCGCATAACGGCATGCGCTCCACAGAGCTTGAGGTTCAGGCAAGCCCTTATAGCGGCGGGGCAGCATCGCCACTAGCATGA
- a CDS encoding polyhydroxyalkanoate depolymerase, which translates to MLYQLHEFSRAMLSPLTAWAQAASKSFANPASPLAYVPGATRLSAGYELLYRLGKDYEKPEFNIHQIVKDGHNIPIVEQTIIEKPFCRLMRFKRFADDSEAVSQLKDEPVVLVCAPLSGHHATLLRDTVRTLLQDHKVYITDWIDARMVPLEAGWFGLNDYIAYIQEFIRHIGAKNLHVISVCQPTVPVLAAISLMASRGEDTPRTMTMMGGPIDARKSPTSVNSLATQHSYEWFENNVIFTVPPNYPGTGRKVYPGFLQHTGFVAMNPERHAASHWDFYQSLLRGDEDDAEAHRRFYDEYNAVLDMDADYYLDTIRVVFQEFRLAEGTWVVNGEPVRPQDITTTALFTIEGELDDISGDGQTYAAHDLCSGIAAKNKRHFTAEKCGHYGIFSGRRWRTIIYPQLRDFILEHNKTAKTAKEKVEA; encoded by the coding sequence ATGCTCTATCAACTGCACGAATTCAGCCGGGCGATGTTGAGCCCCCTCACCGCCTGGGCCCAGGCCGCATCGAAATCATTTGCGAATCCGGCCAGTCCGTTAGCCTATGTGCCGGGCGCCACACGCCTGTCCGCCGGCTACGAACTGCTTTACCGGCTCGGCAAGGATTACGAAAAGCCCGAGTTCAACATTCATCAGATTGTTAAAGACGGACATAACATTCCGATCGTCGAGCAGACGATCATCGAAAAGCCGTTCTGCCGTCTGATGCGCTTCAAGCGCTTCGCGGACGACAGCGAAGCTGTCAGCCAACTGAAAGACGAGCCGGTCGTGCTGGTCTGCGCACCGTTGTCAGGACACCACGCCACGCTGCTGCGGGACACCGTGCGCACGTTGCTGCAAGACCACAAGGTCTACATCACCGACTGGATCGACGCGCGCATGGTGCCGCTCGAGGCCGGCTGGTTCGGTCTGAACGACTACATCGCGTATATCCAGGAATTCATTCGCCATATCGGCGCGAAGAATCTGCACGTGATCTCGGTGTGCCAGCCGACCGTGCCGGTGCTCGCCGCCATTTCGCTGATGGCGAGCCGCGGCGAGGACACGCCGCGCACGATGACGATGATGGGCGGCCCAATCGACGCGCGAAAGAGCCCGACCTCGGTCAATTCGCTCGCCACGCAGCACTCATACGAGTGGTTCGAGAACAACGTGATCTTCACGGTACCGCCGAACTATCCGGGCACGGGCCGCAAGGTCTATCCGGGCTTCCTGCAGCACACGGGCTTCGTCGCGATGAATCCGGAGCGTCACGCGGCATCGCACTGGGATTTCTACCAGAGCCTGCTGCGCGGCGACGAGGACGACGCCGAAGCGCATCGCCGCTTCTACGACGAGTACAACGCGGTGCTCGACATGGATGCCGACTATTACCTCGACACGATCCGCGTCGTGTTCCAGGAATTCCGTCTTGCCGAAGGCACGTGGGTCGTCAACGGCGAACCGGTGCGGCCTCAGGACATCACGACGACCGCGCTGTTTACGATCGAAGGCGAGCTCGACGATATTTCCGGCGACGGCCAAACGTACGCGGCCCACGACCTGTGCAGCGGCATTGCGGCGAAGAACAAGCGTCACTTCACCGCGGAAAAATGCGGCCACTACGGCATTTTCTCGGGCCGCCGCTGGCGCACGATCATTTACCCGCAATTGCGCGACTTCATTCTCGAGCACAACAAGACTGCAAAAACGGCGAAAGAAAAAGTCGAAGCCTGA